From Brassica oleracea var. oleracea cultivar TO1000 chromosome C3, BOL, whole genome shotgun sequence, a single genomic window includes:
- the LOC106336460 gene encoding autophagy-related protein 18f-like: protein MRKNGDVSPKPTTSDGGVVSRSARTSFRALFRVISSGASTVARSAASAASSAVNRDVESLHDQVLWAGFDKLEKEDGDTRRVLLLAFHSGFQIWDVEETDNVHVIVSSHDGQASFMQMLPNPITSEEFDDRFSESRPLLAVCGDSSWEEQSVSDSPGSEAVVVPTNVHVYSLKSQSYVHTLRFRSVIYTVRCSSRIVAVLQASQIHCFDAKTLVKEYMIVTNSIAYGSLGVGYGPLAVGPRWIAYSGSRVADSTSTLFNPELITLSSSPSVAQFARESSRQIASGIVTLGDKGYKSFSRYCSEVLPNPYIPGLKGIGVANDNVVDADSVGMVIIKDIISKSVITQFKAHKSPISALSFDPSGMLLVTASIQGHNINVFRIMPRASTSASSDASFVHLFRLQRGFTNAVIQDISFSNDSSLIAISSSRGTSHLFEINPDGEVNAPIPLSAVNRIRSGNISGWMGTMSGAAAAAAGMVGGSLPGATASAFCYSVEQNKNNLLYGSSPASDNSLKRNLLVFAPSGCMTQYALKANQVGDGGHEMAGFDFESGSETEGKVAVEPIRRWSMIQNQSRREMQDQHSDVYGGGASSDSKSKVFPEIVRKQSADESWKVTKRGKARVEDKHQMYMSEAELQMYEPTQLPLWGRRNFRFKEWVLDVDEESNGGGGGEMEIEGIQTRTVEARTRGLVPVWGYLQSSKPQQVMRESFQSSRNTTQGDQVTPLEGHGTETEFGVVHGKEENLRSEEESVRSEEGSSISEEET, encoded by the exons ATGAGGAAAAACGGCGACGTTTCTCCGAAGCCGACAACTTCCGACGGAGGAGTTGTGTCTCGATCAGCTCGGACCTCGTTCCGTGCTCTGTTTCGTGTCATTTCCTCTGGCGCCTCCACCGTCGCTCGCTCCGCCGCATCCGCCGCTTCTTCCGCCGTTAACCGTGACGTTGAATCTCTTCACGATCAG GTACTATGGGCGGGTTTTGATAAGCTGGAGAAAGAAGACGGCGACACACGGAGAGTTCTCTTACTTGCGTTTCACTCCGGTTTCCAAATTTGGGATGTTGAAGAAACGGATAACGTTCATGTTATTGTCTCTTCCCACGATGGACAAGCGTCATTCATGCAAATGCTACCAAACCCTATAACATCGGAGGAGTTTGACGATAGGTTCTCCGAGAGCCGTCCGCTTTTGGCTGTCTGTGGTGACAGTTCTTGGGAAGAGCAGAGCGTTTCCGACAGCCCTGGAAGCGAAGCCGTAGTGGTTCCTACGAACGTGCATGTGTACTCGTTAAAGTCTCAGTCTTATGTCCATACGTTGAGGTTCCGGTCTGTTATCTATACCGTTAGGTGTAGTTCTCGGATTGTTGCTGTCCTACAAGCATCTCAG ATACATTGTTTTGACGCTAAGACATTGGTGAAGGAGTACATGATTGTCACTAACTCAATAGCCTATGGCTCCTTGGGTGTTGGATACGGTCCTCTCGCCGTTGGTCCACGGTGGATTGCTTATAGCGGAAGCCGTGTCGCTGACTCAACTTCCACGCTTTTCAATCCGGAACTCATCACACTGTCATCGTCACCGAGTGTTGCGCAGTTTGCAAGAGAATCTAGCAGGCAGATCGCTTCTGGGATCGTGACTCTTGGTGACAAAGGGTACAAGTCGTTCTCTAGGTACTGCTCGGAGGTTCTGCCTAATCCGTATATTCCTGGTTTGAAAGGCATTGGTGTTGCTAATGACAATGTGGTAGACGCAGATAGCGTAGGAATG GTTATAATCAAAGATATTATAAGCAAAAGCGTTATAACGCAGTTTAAGGCACACAAGAGTCCTATTTCAGCTTTGAGCTTTGATCCAAGCGGCATGCTTTTGGTGACTGCTTCCATTCAGGGACACAATATTAATGTCTTCAGGATAATGCCGAGAGCCTCTACAAGTGCAAGTAGTGATGCGTCTTTTGTGCATCTGTTCAGACTCCAGCGTGGATTTACTAATGCG GTGATTCAAGACATCAGTTTCAGCAATGACAGCAGTTTGATAGCCATTAGCTCTTCAAGAGGGACAAGTCATCTGTTTGAGATTAATCCCGACGGAGAAGTAAACGCTCCTATTCCTCTATCAGCGGTTAATAGGATAAGAAGTGGAAACATCAGCGGATGGATGGGAACAATGAGCGGTGCTGCAGCTGCAGCAGCTGGAATGGTTGGAGGCTCTCTTCCTGGTGCAACCGCATCAGCTTTCTGTTACTCCGTTGAACAGAATAAGAACAACCTCCTCTATGGCTCTTCTCCTGCTTCTGATAATAGCTTAAAGAGGAATCTTCTGGTGTTTGCTCCTTCTGGATGTATGACTCAGTATGCGTTAAAGGCAAATCAGGTTGGGGATGGTGGTCATGAGATGGCAGGGTTTGATTTTGAGTCTGGTTCAGAGACTGAAGGGAAAGTGGCGGTTGAGCCAATAAGAAGGTGGTCCATGATCCAGAACCAATCTAGAAGAGAGATGCAAGATCAACACAGTGATGTATATGGAGGTGGGGCAAGTTCGGATTCTAAGAGTAAAGTGTTTCCGGAGATCGTTAGGAAGCAGAGTGCTGATGAGTCTTGGAAAGTTACTAAGAGAGGAAAGGCTCGTGTGGAGGATAAGCATCAGATGTACATGTCTGAAGCAGAACTGCAAATGTATGAGCCAACTCAGTTACCATTATGGGGAAGGAGAAAT TTTAGGTTTAAAGAGTGGGTGTTGGATGTGGATGAAGAGAGTAATGGCGGTGGAGGAGGGGAGATGGAGATTGAAGGAATCCAAACAAGAACGGTTGAAGCAAGGACAAGAGGTTTGGTTCCAGTGTGGGGTTATCTCCAGTCTTCAAAACCCCAACAAGTGATGAGAGA ATCATTCCAGAGTTCAAGGAACACTACACAAGGTGATCAGGTGACTCCTCTAGAGGGTCATGGAACAGAGACCGAGTTCGGAGTTGTACATGGCAAGGAAGAGAACTTGAGATCAGAAGAAGAGAGCGTGAGGTCTGAAGAAGGGAGCTCGATATCAGAAGAAGAGACCTAA
- the LOC106335238 gene encoding TBC1 domain family member 15-like isoform X1: MWGAPAEPADSYYQIRPESTDVPNTRFKIKPGKTLSVRKWQAAFTQEGFLDMGKTLNRIQQGGIHPTIRGEVWEFLLGCYDPKSTFEEREQIRQRRRTQYASWKQECKQMFPVIGSGGFITAPVITEKGQPILDPLVLQETNLGEDSDFFKELESRGPLDKKVIQWMLTLHQIGLDVNRTDRTLVFYEKKENLSKLWDILALYAWIDDDVGYCQGMSDLCSPMIMLLEDEADAFWCFERLMRRLRGNFRSTGRSVGVEAQLTHLASITQIIDPKLHHHLENLGGGDYLFAIRMIMVQFRREFSFCDSLYLWEMMWALEYDPEMYSLYEEPEFEGEKTEGSSKGKPKSIKQCGKYERENIKNGGNSAEGPLPISVFLVASVLKDKSSKLMTEARGLDDVVKILNDITGNLDAKKACTGAMKLHKKYLKKQAKK, from the exons ATGTGGGGAGCCCCGGCAGAACCAGCAGATTCTTATTACCAGATTCGCCCTGAGAGCACTGATGTCCCCAATACCAGATTCAAGATCAAA CCTGGTAAAACTCTAAGTGTAAGAAAATGGCAAGCTGCATTTACACAGGAAGGGTTCCTAGATATGGGAAAGACTCTAAATCGAATCCAACAAGGG GGGATCCATCCAACGATTAGAGGAGAAGTCTGGGAGTTCTTACTTGGTTGTTATGATCCAAAGAGCACATTTGAAGAAAGAGAGCAAATCCGACAACGTAGAAG AACCCAGTATGCCTCTTGGAAACAGGAATGCAAACAAATGTTTCCAGTCATCGGAAGTGGTGGTTTCATTACCGCACCTGTCATCACCGAGAAGGGTCAACCCATTCTCGATCCTCTTGTACTCCAAGAAACAAACTTAG GTGAAGATTCTGATTTCTTCAAAGAGCTTGAAAGCAGAGGACCTTTAGACAAGAAAGTTATCCAATGGATGCTTACACTTCACCAGATAGGTCTTGATGTAAACCGCACGGATAGGACGTTGGTATTCTACGAGAAGAAGGAGAATTTGTCTAAGCTTTGGGACATTCTAGCTCTTTACGCCTGGATAGACGATGACGTTGGGTATTGCCAAG GAATGAGTGATCTTTGTTCTCCTATGATTATGCTTCTTGAAGATGAAGCTGATGCTTTTTGGTGTTTTGAAAGATTGATGCGAAGATTG AGAGGAAACTTCAGGAGCACGGGAAGATCAGTTGGAGTTGAAGCACAGCTTACTCATTTGGCTTCAATCACTCAGATCATTGACCCCAAACTTCACCACCACTTAG AGAACTTGGGAGGAGGTGACTATCTCTTTGCTATCCGTATGATAATGGTACAGTTCAGAAGAGAATTCTCTTTCTGCGACTCCTTGTATCTCTGGGAG ATGATGTGGGCATTAGAGTATGATCCGGAGATGTATTCTCTCTACGAGGAGCCTGAGTTCGAGGGAGAGAAAACTGAAGGCTCCTCCAAAGGCAAACCGAAGTCGATAAAACAATGTGGGAAGTACGAGAGGGAGAACATTAAGAACGGTGGGAATAGCGCAGAAGGTCCTTTGCCTATTTCGGTTTTCTTAGTGGCTAGTGTTTTGAAAGACAAGAGTTCTAAGCTTATGACCGAAGCTCGAGGACTTGATGATGTTGTTAAG ATCTTAAATGACATAACGGGAAACTTGGATGCTAAGAAAGCTTGTACTGGTGCAATGAAACTTCACAAGAAATATCTAAAAAAG CAGGCCAAGAAATAG
- the LOC106335239 gene encoding thiamine thiazole synthase, chloroplastic: protein MAAVTSTLSLSSTKPQRLFDSSFHGSSISASPVSVGLKPRSFSTVSVRATAGYDLNAFTFAPIKESIVSREMTRRYMTDMITYAETDVVVVGAGSAGLSCAYEISKNPNVQVAIIEQSVSPGGGAWLGGQLFSAMIVRKPAHLFLDEIGVPYDEQDNYVVIKHAALFTSTIMSKLLARPNVKLFNAVAAEDLIVKGNRVGGVVTNWALVSMNHDTQSCMDPNVMEAKIVVSSCGHDGPFGATGVKRLKSIGLIDHVPGMKALDMNTAEDAIVRLTREVVPGMIVTGMEVAEIDGAPRMGPTFGAMMISGQKAGHLALKALGQPNALDGTYVGDLSPELVLAAADSAETVDA from the exons ATGGCGGCTGTTACTTCTACTCTCTCCCTCTCTTCCACCAAGCCTCAGAGACTTTTCGACTCCTCTTTCCATGGCTCATCCATCTCCGCCTCACCTGTCTCCGTCGGTCTCAAACCACGATCTTTCTCTACCGTCTCTGTTCGCGCCACTGCTGGTTACGATCTGAACGCCTTCACTTTCGCTCCGATCAAGGAGTCGATCGTGTCTCGCGAGATGACGAGGAGGTACATGACGGATATGATCACATACGCCGAGACTGATGTTGTCGTTGTTGGCGCTGGGTCCGCTGGTTTATCATGCGCTTACGAGATCAGCAAGAACCCTAACGTTCAGGTCGCAATCATCGAACAATCTGTCAGTCCCGGTGGTGGCGCGTGGCTCGGTGGTCAGCTTTTCTCCGCCATG ATTGTGCGCAAACCAGCTCACTTGTTCCTTGATGAGATTGGTGTACCTTACGATGAGCAAGACAACTACGTCGTTATCAAGCACGCTGCTCTCTTCACGTCCACCATCATGAGCAAGCTTTTGGCTCGTCCCAACGTCAAGCTCTTCAACGCCGTCGCAGCCGAGGATCTGATTGTGAAAGGAAACAGAGTCGGTGGTGTGGTGACTAACTGGGCTCTTGTGTCGATGAACCACGACACACAGTCTTGCATGGACCCAAACGTCATGGAAGCCAAGATTGTTGTCAGCTCGTGCGGTCACGACGGTCCCTTTGGAGCCACTGGTGTGAAGAGGCTGAAGAGCATTGGGTTGATCGACCATGTTCCTGGGATGAAAGCTCTCGACATGAACACGGCTGAAGATGCGATTGTGAGATTGACCAGGGAGGTTGTTCCTGGTATGATTGTGACCGGTATGGAAGTTGCAGAGATTGATGGCGCACCAAGAATG GGACCAACCTTTGGAGCTATGATGATATCGGGACAGAAGGCGGGACACCTCGCACTGAAAGCTTTGGGACAGCCCAATGCTTTGGATGGAACCTATGTCGGAGACCTAAGCCCGGAGCTGGTGTTAGCAGCTGCTGATTCAGCTGAAACCGTAGATGCTTAA
- the LOC106332087 gene encoding small RNA degrading nuclease 2-like has protein sequence MGLSGEHGTWNEFLKFYDPRSADICFDPNSRPDPALIQFLTSINKKDDSRKLALLLNPSRPQVCDYSYKYPNETAEQRLVRKTLTHDEYPFDFLIPYNSKDWVLTGIIGSPLRVPISRFAPIISYSFRSGKPFDITKTEMIAVCCEKVLCLDNTEAAVRVAAVDRNLKVILDVLVEPNQPVINYRTSITGLDSRVLHLSNATPLSDIQEKLLGLLPTGTIMVGHLLNKDLKALKMDHARVIDTSLLFKYDISPCIGKLPRPSLDHLCKSVLGYEIPKSRGRCVHEAVASMKLVLAILEHGAHTSVPLPDEMLKTDVSGLLSMKKNVLSKRPMRNNASPPWCKPSWKSAL, from the exons ATGGGTTTGTCAGGGGAGCACGGAACATGGAATGAATTTCTAAAATTTTACGACCCAAGAAGCGCAGATATATGCTTTGATCCCAATTCACGACCAGACCCTGCCTTGATCCAGTTCCTTACTTCAATCAACAAGAAAGACGATTCCAGG AAATTGGCTTTGCTTTTGAATCCCAGCCGTCCCCAGGTTTGCGACTACTCATACAAATACCCGAACGAGACAGCTGAGCAG AGATTAGTTCGAAAGACTCTTACACATGACGAGTACCCATTCGACTTTTTGATCCCGTATAACTCCAAGGACTGGGTCCTTACGGGGATCATAGGGAGCCCACTTCGTGTACCTATTAGCCGTTTCGCACCAATTATTTCCTATTCTTTCCGCTCAGGGAAGCCTTTTGATATTACCAAAACCGAGATGATTGCCGTTTGTTGCGAGAAGGTTCTCTGTCTAGATAACACTGAAGCTGCTGTTAGAGTTGCTGCTGTTGACCGCAATCTCAAG GTGATTCTTGATGTGCTTGTCGAACCAAATCAGCCTGTTATCAACTACAGGACTAGCATTACCGGACTCGATTCTCGTGTTCTTCATTTATCAAATGCTACTCCTTTGTCAGATATACAG GAAAAATTGCTGGGATTATTACCCACGGGAACTATAATGGTCGGTCACCTTTTGAACAAGGATCTCAAAG CTTTAAAGATGGATCATGCAAGAGTTATCGATACCTCTCTACTGTTCAAGTATGATATCTCTCCTTGTATCGGAAAGCTTCCAAGGCCCTCTTTAGATCATCTGTGCAAGTCTGTTTTGGGATACGAAATACCGAAATCTCGTGGCAGATGTGTTCATGAAGCTGTAGCTTCAATGAAACTTGTGCTTGCTATATTGGAGCATGGAGCACACACCTCTGTTCCACTACCTGATGAG ATGTTGAAAACTGATGTGTCAGGACTCTTGTCAATGAAGAAGAATGTTCTTTCTAAGCGACCCATGAGAAACAATGCGTCCCCACCCTGGTGTAAACCATCGTGGAAGTCAGCCTTGTGA
- the LOC106329249 gene encoding glucose-6-phosphate/phosphate translocator 1, chloroplastic-like: protein MVLAAKQTLSAKIGFSAPLPRRNPSSSLQRLPLSLSFPSPALPKRTVLTLSKPLHLSSLRAKSPVRRSAYEADKSEPPQPIDDTKSEAAKKLKIGVYFATWWALNVVFNIYNKKVLNAYPYPWLTSTLSLAAGSLMMLISWAVGIVETPKTDFDFWKTLFPVAVAHTIGHVAATVSMSKVAVSFTHIIKSGEPAFSVLVSRFLLGETFPSSVYLSLIPIIGGCALSALTELNFNMIGFMGAMISNLAFVFRNIFSKKGMKGKSVSGMNYYACLSMLSLLILTPFAFAVEGPQMWIDGWQKALSDIGPQFVWWVAAQSVFYHLYNQVSYMSLDQISPLTFSVGNTMKRISVIVSSIIIFRTPVQPVNALGAAIAILGTFLYSQAKL, encoded by the exons ATGGTTTTAGCTGCGAAGCAGACTCTCTCCGCTAAGATCGGATTCTCCGCTCCACTTCCCCGACGGAACCCGTCTTCCTCACTCCAACGACTTCCTCTCTCCCTCTCCTTTCCGTCGCCGGCGCTTCCAAAACGCACCGTTTTAACCCTCTCTAAGCCCTTGCACCTCTCTTCTCTGAGAGCAAAGTCTCCAGTGAGACGCTCGGCCTACGAAGCCGACAAGTCAGAGCCTCCTCAGCCGATCGACGACACGAAGTCCGAGGCGGCGAAGAAACTGAAGATCGGAGTATACTTCGCTACTTGGTGGGCTTTGAACGTTGTCTTCAACATCTACAACAAGAAGGTCTTGAACGCTTACCCTTATCCATGGCTTACCTCCACGCTCTCTCTCGCCGCCGGTTCGTTGATGATGCTCATCTCTTGGGCTGTTGGCATCGTTGAGACTCCCAAAACGGATTTCGATTTCTGGAAAACTCTTTTCCCG GTTGCTGTGGCGCACACAATTGGTCATGTGGCCGCAACGGTGAGCATGTCAAAGGTTGCTGTTTCATTCACACACATCATCAAGAGTGGCGAGCCAGCGTTTAGCGTTCTTGTCTCCAGGTTCCTATTAGGCGAAACGTTCCCTTCTTCGGTTTACCTCTCCCTCATTCCCATCATCGGTGGTTGTGCTCTCTCTGCCCTTACTGAGCTTAACTTCAACATGATTG GTTTCATGGGAGCGATGATTTCGAATTTGGCATTCGTGTTCCGTAACATATTCTCAAAGAAGGGAATGAAGGGAAAGTCTGTGAGCGGAATGAACTACTACGCTTGTCTCTCAATGTTATCACTCTTGATCCTCACTCCCTTTGCATTTGCGGTTGAAGGACCTCAGATGTGGATCGATGGCTGGCAAAAGGCTCTCTCCGACATCGGACCTCAGTTTGTCTG GTGGGTGGCTGCGCAGAGTGTGTTTTATCATCTCTACAACCAAGTGTCTTACATGTCTTTAGACCAAATCTCTCCCTTGACGTTTAGTGTGGGTAACACCATGAAGCGTATCTCAGTAATAGTCTCCTCCATTATTATCTTCCGCACTCCAGTGCAGCCCGTTAACGCTCTTGGAGCTGCCATTGCTATCCTCGGAACCTTCTTGTATTCCCAG GCAAAACTTTGA
- the LOC106335238 gene encoding TBC1 domain family member 15-like isoform X2, with translation MWGAPAEPADSYYQIRPESTDVPNTRFKIKPGKTLSVRKWQAAFTQEGFLDMGKTLNRIQQGGIHPTIRGEVWEFLLGCYDPKSTFEEREQIRQRRRTQYASWKQECKQMFPVIGSGGFITAPVITEKGQPILDPLVLQETNLGEDSDFFKELESRGPLDKKVIQWMLTLHQIGLDVNRTDRTLVFYEKKENLSKLWDILALYAWIDDDVGYCQGMSDLCSPMIMLLEDEADAFWCFERLMRRLRGNFRSTGRSVGVEAQLTHLASITQIIDPKLHHHLENLGGGDYLFAIRMIMVQFRREFSFCDSLYLWEMMWALEYDPEMYSLYEEPEFEGEKTEGSSKGKPKSIKQCGKYERENIKNGGNSAEGPLPISVFLVASVLKDKSSKLMTEARGLDDVVKILNDITGNLDAKKACTGAMKLHKKYLKKAKK, from the exons ATGTGGGGAGCCCCGGCAGAACCAGCAGATTCTTATTACCAGATTCGCCCTGAGAGCACTGATGTCCCCAATACCAGATTCAAGATCAAA CCTGGTAAAACTCTAAGTGTAAGAAAATGGCAAGCTGCATTTACACAGGAAGGGTTCCTAGATATGGGAAAGACTCTAAATCGAATCCAACAAGGG GGGATCCATCCAACGATTAGAGGAGAAGTCTGGGAGTTCTTACTTGGTTGTTATGATCCAAAGAGCACATTTGAAGAAAGAGAGCAAATCCGACAACGTAGAAG AACCCAGTATGCCTCTTGGAAACAGGAATGCAAACAAATGTTTCCAGTCATCGGAAGTGGTGGTTTCATTACCGCACCTGTCATCACCGAGAAGGGTCAACCCATTCTCGATCCTCTTGTACTCCAAGAAACAAACTTAG GTGAAGATTCTGATTTCTTCAAAGAGCTTGAAAGCAGAGGACCTTTAGACAAGAAAGTTATCCAATGGATGCTTACACTTCACCAGATAGGTCTTGATGTAAACCGCACGGATAGGACGTTGGTATTCTACGAGAAGAAGGAGAATTTGTCTAAGCTTTGGGACATTCTAGCTCTTTACGCCTGGATAGACGATGACGTTGGGTATTGCCAAG GAATGAGTGATCTTTGTTCTCCTATGATTATGCTTCTTGAAGATGAAGCTGATGCTTTTTGGTGTTTTGAAAGATTGATGCGAAGATTG AGAGGAAACTTCAGGAGCACGGGAAGATCAGTTGGAGTTGAAGCACAGCTTACTCATTTGGCTTCAATCACTCAGATCATTGACCCCAAACTTCACCACCACTTAG AGAACTTGGGAGGAGGTGACTATCTCTTTGCTATCCGTATGATAATGGTACAGTTCAGAAGAGAATTCTCTTTCTGCGACTCCTTGTATCTCTGGGAG ATGATGTGGGCATTAGAGTATGATCCGGAGATGTATTCTCTCTACGAGGAGCCTGAGTTCGAGGGAGAGAAAACTGAAGGCTCCTCCAAAGGCAAACCGAAGTCGATAAAACAATGTGGGAAGTACGAGAGGGAGAACATTAAGAACGGTGGGAATAGCGCAGAAGGTCCTTTGCCTATTTCGGTTTTCTTAGTGGCTAGTGTTTTGAAAGACAAGAGTTCTAAGCTTATGACCGAAGCTCGAGGACTTGATGATGTTGTTAAG ATCTTAAATGACATAACGGGAAACTTGGATGCTAAGAAAGCTTGTACTGGTGCAATGAAACTTCACAAGAAATATCTAAAAAAG GCCAAGAAATAG